A stretch of the Leucoraja erinacea ecotype New England chromosome 40, Leri_hhj_1, whole genome shotgun sequence genome encodes the following:
- the LOC129714643 gene encoding aryl hydrocarbon receptor-like, producing the protein MAVRSSLLFHLGPNKNHLRCEQMPYGDVQCRYVPELSSCVCILVQPSVEQGVGNTTKSNPSKRHRDRLNVEFDNLLSLLPTTEDVAGRMDKLSVLRLSVSCLRLKRFFEVTLGQRKESLPTGQPGIHGMDRLFPNLGNSVLSEGDLILQALNGFVLVVTAEGDIFYTSPTVQDYLGFHQTAVMHQPVFELIHPDDRDEFQRQLHWALNPSALSIARRSGAGAGTRRDVVVSYDPQQLPPENSTFMERTFVCKMRSLLNSSSGYVALSIEGRLKYLHGQNKRAEDGSLLPPQLALFAIATPLQVPAILEIRTRSALFQTKHKLDFSPVACDAKARIVLGYSELELCMRGSGYQFIHAHDMLYCADNHVRLMKTGESGLTIFRLLTKQNVWIWVQADARTVYKNGQPDCIIAKQRLLTDKEGMDHFQKRTMPFQLPFSTGEAALYDNSSPLLGLTNPFPSENGNPGMVPNECVDPNSLLGAMMSQDQAVYISHPAVEPKYSFSRIGGAVASASAASTSCPPNGEHNVKKEDASSKQEDDLLSILDDIFQSDNGDGLAGLPNVLESLAPEDLELMHWVENTLKMDVDTECSLNDMVTNDQVLSYVHESLKQKEMNGQSLHQPTGVKDNLGTGDQLPECSGMSQRQSNRSPQTASLHLQQSLPSSIPQQPSKARYLPQEAMRPCNGAQRMPQQDLFQQQNMHWSHSRQQQYASGPMQQQYVQQHVLHKQRAARPSLQLQQHGQPCERQFPAQYYNRQPHHYHQQSSDPSPSPVTGHNLAASTNCSVSYGYMRAAQSCRINTQHNAPLFNSPSSAPPCVPAPPQSNRLDFGHPSSALASHAHETCSQTDWLAGANHPNGTAFPLFSSTAPCVGGKQTNLPAFHPTATVPLSHMNKCSHLHAEEQNSWCAVDLYKMAEDSNGILGFHPTMNGTPIFGNGSAQ; encoded by the exons ACGTTCCCGAATTATCTTCCTGTGTTTGCATTCTTGTCCAACCCAGCGTCGAGCAGGGAGTTGGGAATACCACCAAGTCCAACCCTTCGAAAAGGCACCGAGACCGTCTTAACGTGGAGTTTGACAATCTGCTGAGCCTGCTTCCAACCACTGAGGATGTCGCTGGAAGGATGGACAAACTGTCCGTACTGCGTCTCAGCGTCAGCTGCCTCCGACTTAAAAGGTTCTTTGAAG TTACTTTGGGGCAAAGGAAGGAGAGTCTGCCCACAGGACAGCCCGGCATCCATGGAATGGACAGATTGTTCCCAAATCTCGGCAACTCTGTGCTGTCAGAAGGTGATCTCATCCTGCAG GCTCTGAATGGATTTGTGTTGGTGGTGACAGCAGAAGGTGACATCTTCTACACTTCTCCCACTGTGCAGGACTATCTGGGCTTCCACCAG ACTGCTGTCATGCACCAGCCTGTCTTCGAACTGATCCATCCCGACGACCGAGATGAGTTTCAGCGGCAGCTCCACTGGGCACTCAACCCATCAGCGCTGTCCATCGCGCGACGGTCAGGAGCTG GTGCTGGCACAAGGCGTGATGTTGTTGTCAGCTACGACCCGCAGCAACTCCCACCGGAGAACTCCACCTTCATGGAGCGCACGTTTGTGTGTAAGATGCGATCTCTCCTCAACAGCTCCTCTGGCTATGTG GCTCTCAGCATCGAAGGCAGACTGAAGTACCTCCATGGGCAGAACAAGCGGGCTGAAGATGGCTCCCTCCTCCCGCCACAGCTGGCACTGTTTGCCATTGCAACCCCTCTTCAGGTGCCTGCCATCCTTGAAATCCGGACCAGGAGTGCTCTGTTTCAGACCAAACACAAGCTCGACTTTTCACCTGTTGCCTGCGATGCAAA GGCTCGAATTGTGCTGGGTTACTCTGAACTGGAGCTGTGCATGAGAGGTTCGGGATACCAGTTCATCCATGCTCACGACATGCTGTACTGTGCTGACAACCATGTTCGCT TGATGAAGACAGGAGAGAGTGGATTAACTATCTTCAGACTACTGACGAAGCAGAACGTCTGGATCTGGGTGCAGGCAGATGCTCGAACGGTCTACAAGAATGGGCAGCCAGATTGCATCATCGCAAAGCAGAGACTCTTAAC GGATAAAGAAGGGATGGATCACTTTCAGAAACGTACAATGCCATTCCAACTACCGTTCTCAACGGGAGAGGCTGCCTTGTACGACAACAGTTCCCCGCTGCTCGGGCTCACCAACCCCTTTCCGTCTGAGAACGGTAATCCCGGCATGGTGCCGAATGAATGTGTGGATCCCAACTCACTCCTTGGGGCCATGATGAGCCAAGACCAGGCGGTGTACATCAGCCACCCGGCAGTGGAACCCAAGTACTCGTTCAGCCGAATTGGCGGAGCGGTTGCCAGCGCTTCAGCAGCCAGTACATCATGCCCGCCAAACGGGGAGCACAATGTGAAAAAGGAAGATGCCAGCAGTAAGCAGGAAGATGATCTGTTGTCCATATTGGATGACATCTTTCAAAGTGACAATGGCGATGGGTTAGCTGGGCTGCCCAATGTATTGGAGAGCTTGGCACCAGAAGACTTGGAGCTCATGCATTGGGTGGAGAACACATTGAAGATGGACGTGGATACAGAATGCTCCCTGAACGACATGGTGACAAACGACCAGGTTTTGTCCTATGTCCATGAATCACTGAAGCAGAAGGAGATGAATGGGCAGAGTTTGCACCAGCCGACTGGAGTGAAAGATAATTTGGGCACAGGGGACCAATTGCCTGAATGCTCGGGAATGTCACAGAGGCAAAGTAACCGGTCTCCCCAGACGGCGTCACTGCACTTGCAGCAGAGCCTGCCATCGTCGATCCCTCAACAGCCCTCCAAGGCAAGGTACTTGCCCCAAGAAGCCATGCGACCTTGTAATGGGGCACAACGCATGCCCCAGCAGGACTTGTTCCAACAACAGAACATGCATTGGTCCCATTCGCGGCAGCAGCAGTATGCCTCTGGCCCCATGCAGCAGCAATATGTACAGCAGCATGTCCTGCACAAGCAGCGGGCTGCAAGACCAAGCCTTCAACTGCAGCAGCACGGGCAGCCATGCGAGCGGCAATTCCCCGCGCAGTACTACAACCGACAGCCGCACCATTATCACCAGCAGTCCAGCGATCCCAGCCCATCCCCAGTCACCGGACACAATCTAGCTGCCTCGACCAACTGCAGCGTCAGCTATGGATACATGAGGGCTGCACAGAGCTGTAGGATCAACACACAGCACAACGCACCCCTCTTTAATTCACCATCCAGTGCCCCTCCCTGCGTTCCTGCTCCTCCACAGAGCAACAGACTGGACTTCGGTCACCCAAGCAGTGCACTAGCTAGTCACGCACACGAGACCTGCAGTCAAACGGACTGGCTCGCTGGTGCCAACCATCCAAACGGGACGGCATTCCCACTTTTCAGCTCCACCGCACCCTGTGTGGGTGGGAAGCAGACAAACCTTCCCGCATTCCACCCCACAGCGACCGTCCCGTTGTCTCATATGAACAAGTGCTCACACTTACACGCCGAGGAACAAAACAGCTGGTGCGCTGTTGATCTATACAAG ATGGCAGAGGATTCCAATGGCATTCTAGGCTTTCACCCGACTATGAATGGGACCCCTATTTTTGGCAATGGCTCTGCACAGTAA